The following are encoded together in the Glycine max cultivar Williams 82 chromosome 8, Glycine_max_v4.0, whole genome shotgun sequence genome:
- the LOC100527186 gene encoding nudix hydrolase family protein: MACLVSRSGRELQRYNNMGGRQVVGCIPYRYKQDIEGKMSNELEVLVVSSQKGQGLMFPKGGWELDESVEEAAYRESLEEAGVMGMIERELGQWNFISKRYGIYYEGHMFPMFVKEQLDIWPEKNLRRRIWMTVAEAREVCQHWWMKEALDILVQRIVSSQQRKEDLYSIG; encoded by the exons ATGGCTTGCTTGGTATCTCGCTCGGGAAGGGAATTGCAGAGGTACAACAACATGGGTGGCCGGCAAGTTGTTGG GTGCATACCTTATAGATATAAACAAGACATAGAGGGTAAAATGAGCAACGAATTGGAAGTACTAGTGGTTAGTTCACAGAAAGGTCAAGGATTGATGTTCCCTAAG GGAGGATGGGAACTTGATGAATCCGTAGAAGAAGCAGCTTATAGGGAATCCCTTGAAGAAGCAGGAGTAATGGGAATGATTGAG CGTGAACTGGGGCAATGGAATTTCATTAGCAAAAGATATGGCATATACTATGAAGGACACATGTTCCCCATGTTTGTCAAGGAACAACTTGATATATGGCCCGAGAAAAATCTACGGAGAAGAATATGG ATGACTGTTGCTGAAGCTAGAGAAGTTTGTCAGCATTGGTGGATGAAGGAAGCATTAGATATACTGGTTCAAAGAATCGTGTCTTCACAACAACGAAAAGAAGATTTATACAGCATCGGATGA